The Coffea arabica cultivar ET-39 chromosome 6e, Coffea Arabica ET-39 HiFi, whole genome shotgun sequence genome contains the following window.
atgaaaaacataaaaattttttggaaaaaatgatttttcaaacaagggtgttagaaaaaaaaattctttgttttcttatagttttctaataaatttaagtagggataatttcagaaacctcccctgagatttttgaaaatttcactgagctcccctgagatttgaaaaattacacatacctacCTTGTCATTTAAAACGACCATTTAAGTATAGTAACcttctattttatttatttttccttacATTTCCGTACAGTCTTCATGAATGACCCTAGCAGTACAGTATGGATATCGATTCCTGAATCTGAACCATTCCACATAATCATCGAGTACATTACATTACTGTACAGTCCGATTGATTTCACATTCCACTTATAAATTCTTTCTTCTTACCCGGTTCGCCCAGCCCAATTTCGTGCCGTGTGGTGTGTAATcaaccttttcttctttctccccaTCAGAGGCCAAACTCATTTTCTCCACTGAAGAAGAAACGAAGTTGATTATCATCACATCACATGCGCAAAATCTGCGGAGCAAAATCCAGGTGCCAACACCTAACCACCCTTAGGTTCCACCTTCAAGATCAAATGGCGGCGTCTTACCTTTTTGGGACGAGCCCGCTGAATTCTTACCTTTTTGGGAATGTTCAGTAGCTATCAAGAACTTGGTGCGAACCCACTGAATTCTCTACTTAAGACTATTTAATCCCCCCACTCCGGCTCCTCTTTCGGCCATATGGAAATGACGAGCCAAGTCGCGAGCCGGCTGAAGCCATGGCAGGAACTGAGGGGCAAAGTGGTGATGGTAACCGGCGCGTCGTCCGGGCTTGGGAAAGAATTCTGTCTCGACTTGGCTAATGCCGGCTGCAAAATCATTGCCGCCGCTCGTAGAATCGACCGGCTTGAAACCCTCTGTGATGAGATCAACCGAATGAGTTTTAATTCGGACGAGTCTAAAACGAGTGAACTCAGGGCCGTGCCGATCAAGCTTGACGTCAGTGCCAATGGACCGGCCATTGAAGCCGATGTTCAGAAAGCTTGGGACGCGTTTGGACGCATCGATGCTCTTGTGAATAATGCCGGTGTTAGAGGTGATATttcgtatttcttttttttttcctatttttcccgacaatttgatttttcttttctgtttttcatGTAGAATTGGCTTTCCAAtgttatctcttttttttttcttgctcatTTGAATTTGGATTAGTTGCTTAAAAAACGCTTAAATTTTGGTGTTAGCGCTTCGATCatatttgtgtttttttttttttaacagaacGATAACATATCATTAACCCATACAAAGTACATACTTAGAGCAACTGCTCAACTGAATCTGCATGGACTAAGTCCAGCAGCCAAACTGGGAAGTCGCACTTCCATTTAGCTATATCAATCAAACTAGCAGGAAATTTTGCTACGTGATGGCTTCGATCATATTTGTTAATGGAACTTTTGTTCACTTTTTAAATCATGTGTGAAACTTAATTGGAATatagaaaggaaaattttggtaCCGGGGTATTCAAGAAAAAGTTGAATTTATTGGTTAGCTGGGCTTGGCAGCTGTTAGTTCTCAAAGTTTTAATTCCCAAAGTTCGAACTGAGATTTTGATTTTGCATGATggttaaagatttttttttttttttttaaattgtgcaAGTTTCAGCTATTGAGAATTAGAAGGAAAAGTTGTGGCCTTTTTCAGAAGGGGAGATTAGATTGATTTTGGTGGATACTTTTGGAACTCAATTGAAGTTAAATTGGAACAAATTCACATTGAGTATTGGATTTTTGTAGGCCTAAATTGAAGTAGAAGATGCAATCAACTCGTGTGTTAGCttacaccaaaatttttttacgGAATTTCTGAAAACAAAATTGTTAGATAAAGTTATCATTTATGCCCAAGTGGAAATATGGTCCGCTAAAAGGGTATCGTTCTTTTATCCTGAAAGGTACCCTTTCGCATGTAATCGATCGGCAATTTGGAGGTTCATTTCAAAGATGTTGACCTCCCACTAACTTTTGTTACATGTTCTTTTcatgtataattttttaaatggtACGCTTTGACCTTGTATTTCGCTCTTGATGTTGTACAAAAATCTCTGCTTAGATAAAGTTCAACCTATTTAAGTTTGATTATGCTAGCAGTTGCAATTCATCGAGACACATGTGTGACCACAAGTTGGAAGCGAATTATGTTAAGAAATTCTGGCTACTTCAAGTCTTTTCTTGCTGTACCTGCATTGGATAGAGTACCAGTGATTTAAAGGAGAATCCAAGTTGtagttttcattttcatttgactAGAATAGATAACACAGGGATCCTCGATTTCTTTTACTGCAATGCCCTGCTAAGAATTAAGATAGTCAAGTTATGCTTTGCTAGTTTTGATCCATCTAGCTTCATAGGGTTATTGAGcacttcattatatcagttggaGTTCTATTATAAGAATGTATTCTATGCTTGTGAATGCTGGATGTCTAGAAACCATTCCAAGTGAGGAGTTTGTTGAGCACTGTGAATGAAAAGCTATAAATTTAGGCTTCCGCAAATTCTTGAAGCGTCACTTTTCCAGTTTCTTACATGCATTATCGTTTTTGCATTGAATTTACATTCTTTGTACAATAATTAGCCCTGAATATCACGGCTGAACATGCTGAGATCCACAACCTGCGTACTTCTTATTCCTGTTATGTGGATTGCAGGCCGTGTGCATACTCCATTGGATTTATCAGAGGAAGAATGGAATAATATCATTAAGACAAATTTGACTGGAACATGGTTGGTGTCAAAGTATGTCTGCATACACATGCGTGATGCTAAGCGAGGGGGATGTGTCATCAATATATCCTCCATTGTTGGTCTTGATCGTGGACAGTTGCCTGGAGCTTTAGCATATGCCTCAGCAAAGGTTGCCATTAACACAATGACAAAGGTTTCATCCTTGACCGTTCCTCAGTTTAAATTCTGATGGATAAAATACCAGTATTTGACTTGCCATGAGCTTGAATTTAGCTAGAAGTAGTTGATTGCTCTTGGATTGCCATCAAGAATCTCATAGATTCTATCAGATCTGTACAGCATGCTTTCTGTTTGTGTGCATATGAGggatattataaaaaatattaatggGACTGCGTCAGCTTCATATACAAATGAAGCTCAGCTGGCTATTATCTTGGGCTGTATCTGGCGTGGGGCCTGTGATTAAATTAGTAAACATGATTGATTATGCTCTTAAATAGCCATATGCAAAAAGATCAAGTAAGTTCTCAGTCGTATGCCAAAGTGCTTCTGTTAACCAACGAAGCTTAAGTTTCTTGCTGTCTGGAGTTCAAATAAGTGTTAAATGTAAGGGTAGTAAAAGAGATATCTCGtgttaaattctaataaaaagaTCTGTGTACTAGAGTTACTTGATTTACCTGGAAAGGGCTGTTACATATTCTGTTTTAGATCCTCAAATTCTAGTTGAATTCTTTTCTTATTCCTGCAGTTAGTGAGTGATTTATGATGTGTTTGGTGTTGAAATGTTCACTCCCTTTAGATTTACTACTTCAGATTTCTGACTTTCACTCCCTTTATGAACCAAAGATTTTTCGTTTTTTATTTAGCCTTTTCTTCTGCTGCTTGTTCAAATCATAAATAGGTTATGGCATTGGAGCTGGGGAAGCACAAAATAAGAGTGAACTCAATCGCACCTGGAATTTTCAAATCTGAGATTACTGAGGGGCTCATGCAAAAAGACTGGTTGAAGAACGTTACTCTTAAAACTGTCCCTTTAGGAACATTTGGCACCATAGATCCAGCATTGACATCAGTTATTCGATATTTAATCCTTGACTCTTCTGAGTATATATCAGGCAATGTTTTTATTGTAGATGCTGGAGCAACCTTACCtggttttccaattttctcctCTCTGTGAATGTCTGTCTATACACTTGAAATCAATTATCTGTAGCACAGAACTCTATGTTGTTGAAGcaagtgttaaaaaaaaataaaaaagttctACTGGTTTtagttttccagttttgcttttAAAGATTCTGAGTGCAGGGAAGCTGTGAATATCCTTTCATTAGAGGATTATTCTTTCTCCTTCGTCATTGGTTCTTGTTTCATGAGGCTGGCGTAGGCGTCCGGCATTCTAAACTGCCATCTTTGCCCCAAGCAGACCAGAAGATGCAGTCGACTAGTATGCATTTGATATAAAAAGTTACCGAATCTTCGAACCAAAATGTACCTAATGTTTCCTAGACATGCCTTCCAATGTAGTAGTAAACAAGATTTTATCAGTCCAGAGTCCAATTTCCTCTTAAGGTGGCTGCTACAGCTGGGATTTCAAAAAGCATGGAAGCCATTCAGTTAAAACTGGGTATCACCTTGCCTGGAGTTTTTGGTACTTGAGAGGAAGCTCAGGCTTCCTCACTGGATCAATCTCGTGAACACGAACAGCGGGTCTGGAAAGTAATGTGGCACCTGAAAAGTTCCTGTAGGGTTGCAACTATTTTATATGGAGACTACTTCAAAATGCTTGTCCAACCAGGGTTCGCCGTCGCGGATCTCGGTCGCGTCGCGGTCTCAGTTGTTCCACATCCGTCGCGGCATATCGGATGAATATCGGGTGATACATGCATTATagcatataaaaattttcaaaaaatctgaaaaaattactaaaaatagaaaataccatAAAAAGCACAATTATCAACTTAAATTTACTAAATACCTACATTATCATATATAGTTactaattattaaataaaataatgctgtcATTACCAT
Protein-coding sequences here:
- the LOC113695352 gene encoding uncharacterized protein, which produces MEMTSQVASRLKPWQELRGKVVMVTGASSGLGKEFCLDLANAGCKIIAAARRIDRLETLCDEINRMSFNSDESKTSELRAVPIKLDVSANGPAIEADVQKAWDAFGRIDALVNNAGVRGRVHTPLDLSEEEWNNIIKTNLTGTWLVSKYVCIHMRDAKRGGCVINISSIVGLDRGQLPGALAYASAKVAINTMTKVMALELGKHKIRVNSIAPGIFKSEITEGLMQKDWLKNVTLKTVPLGTFGTIDPALTSVIRYLILDSSEYISGNVFIVDAGATLPGFPIFSSL